From the genome of Gemmatimonas phototrophica, one region includes:
- a CDS encoding YraN family protein, which yields MTKARQELGLLGERIAARWLMRDGWQVVAHRFRSGHRDIDLVVRRDNHVAFVEVKARRGVSFGSPVEAVHHRKQWELGKSARVWVDRFGSKTTQYRFDVVGVLIIGQTVRVRHIPNAFELP from the coding sequence ATGACGAAAGCGCGGCAGGAACTTGGACTGCTTGGCGAACGCATTGCGGCGCGCTGGCTCATGCGGGATGGATGGCAGGTGGTGGCTCACCGCTTTCGGAGTGGACACCGCGACATCGATCTGGTGGTGCGTCGTGACAATCATGTGGCATTCGTGGAGGTCAAGGCGCGTCGTGGCGTGTCCTTCGGGTCGCCAGTGGAAGCGGTGCACCACCGGAAACAGTGGGAGCTCGGGAAGTCGGCTCGGGTCTGGGTCGATCGGTTCGGCTCCAAAACCACGCAGTATCGCTTCGACGTGGTTGGAGTGCTGATAATCGGTCAAACTGTCCGTGTCAGGCATATACCCAATGCGTTTGAACTGCCCTGA
- a CDS encoding glycerophosphodiester phosphodiesterase family protein, whose amino-acid sequence MILLDPDARPVIGHRGNRAHAPENTLPSLLEAVALGVDAVEFDLHLSKDGVLVLMHDATLDRTTDAKGPVASRTAAELRDVDAGARFSRNGRDFPWRGKRVGVPTFDEVIDALPATLPLIIELKTAAATSMLQAAIARHKLAGRIIVAGFDPESTRPLRGGNVALGASQPEAAGLVVPALLRRPVAASWYHALCIPPAHIGIPVPVGAIVRTMRPHRIPTHIWTVNSASHAHRLWRKGVNGIISDDPGLILASRSGG is encoded by the coding sequence ATGATCCTGCTTGATCCAGACGCTCGGCCGGTGATTGGTCACCGCGGCAACCGGGCGCACGCCCCTGAGAACACGCTGCCCAGCCTGTTGGAAGCGGTCGCGTTGGGGGTCGATGCCGTGGAGTTCGATCTGCATCTCTCCAAGGACGGCGTGCTGGTCCTGATGCACGATGCGACGTTGGATCGAACGACTGATGCCAAGGGACCGGTGGCCAGCCGAACGGCGGCCGAGTTACGCGACGTGGACGCGGGGGCGCGATTTTCGCGAAACGGGCGCGACTTCCCTTGGCGCGGAAAAAGAGTTGGCGTGCCGACCTTCGATGAGGTTATCGATGCGCTGCCTGCTACGCTCCCGCTCATTATTGAGCTGAAGACGGCCGCCGCGACGTCCATGCTGCAAGCGGCGATTGCCCGTCACAAGCTCGCAGGGCGCATTATCGTCGCCGGGTTTGATCCGGAAAGCACGCGTCCGCTGCGGGGCGGTAATGTGGCATTAGGGGCAAGCCAACCGGAGGCGGCAGGACTGGTGGTTCCCGCATTGCTCCGACGCCCCGTCGCGGCCTCGTGGTATCACGCGCTGTGTATTCCCCCAGCGCATATCGGGATTCCCGTACCCGTAGGGGCCATTGTGCGCACCATGCGTCCGCACCGGATCCCTACGCACATCTGGACGGTGAATAGCGCGTCGCATGCTCATCGGCTGTGGCGAAAGGGCGTGAACGGGATCATCAGCGACGATCCGGGGCTCATTCTCGCCTCGCGCAGCGGGGGGTGA